Proteins encoded by one window of Microcebus murinus isolate Inina chromosome 2, M.murinus_Inina_mat1.0, whole genome shotgun sequence:
- the PROK1 gene encoding prokineticin-1, producing the protein MRGAVQVSIILLLVTVSDCAVITGACERDVQCGAGTCCAISLWLRGLRMCTPLGREGEECHPSSHKIPFLRKRQHHTCPCLPNLLCSRFLDGRYRCSMNLKNINF; encoded by the exons ATGAGAGGTGCCGTGCAAGTCTCAATCATTCTCCTCCTAGTAACTGTGTCCGACTGTGCTGTGATCACGGGG gcctgtGAGCGGGATGTCCAGTGTGGCGCAGGCACTTGCTGTGCCATCAGCCTGTGGCTGCGAGGGCTGCGAATGTGCACCCCACTGGGGCGGGAAGGAGAGGAGTGCCACCCCAGCAGCCATAAG ATCCCCTTCCTCAGGAAACGGCAGCACCacacctgtccctgcctgcccaacCTGCTGTGCTCCAGGTTCCTGGACGGCAGGTACCGCTGCTCTATGAACTTGAAGAACATCAACTTTTAG